A genome region from Streptomyces xanthophaeus includes the following:
- a CDS encoding DUF2809 domain-containing protein: MNPLPRCRDSAPAAGLRRTRLVAAGAAVATVGAGLGLRAVAAGSTAKYGGDALYTVLLLTLVVLVAPRLTPLRAAGTALAASWAVEFLQLTPVPAELSRHSTVARLVLGSTFNAPDLFWYVAGAAAGWLLHTTLGPSGAADRRPC; the protein is encoded by the coding sequence GTGAATCCCTTGCCCCGATGCCGTGACAGCGCCCCCGCCGCCGGCCTCCGGCGGACCCGGCTGGTGGCGGCCGGGGCCGCGGTGGCGACCGTGGGTGCGGGACTGGGACTGCGGGCCGTCGCGGCGGGGAGCACGGCGAAGTACGGGGGAGACGCCCTCTACACCGTTCTGCTGCTGACCCTCGTCGTGCTGGTCGCGCCCCGGCTGACGCCCCTGCGAGCGGCCGGTACCGCGCTGGCCGCCAGCTGGGCCGTCGAGTTCCTCCAGCTGACCCCCGTACCCGCGGAGCTCTCCCGGCACAGCACCGTGGCCCGCCTGGTCCTCGGTTCCACCTTCAACGCACCCGACCTGTTCTGGTACGTGGCCGGCGCGGCGGCGGGCTGGCTCCTGCACACCACGCTCGGGCCGTCCGGGGCGGCCGACAGGAGGCCCTGCTGA
- a CDS encoding response regulator transcription factor produces the protein MTKVLVLHGVCLVRSALAALLRSEGDFDVTSAGWRAAARQAEFLRPDVVVVDLDCPGVSAALLADAGAARLLPHSPTPTPLLVLARADLPGSLQRAFRTEALGYVDKDGSPARLVRAIGKVAAGERFIDATLASAFMEADPVPLSPRELSVLARAAEGDSIAEIARALHLASGTVRNYMAAVTRKTGARNLIDAIRISRRAGWV, from the coding sequence ATGACCAAGGTCCTGGTGCTGCACGGCGTATGCCTCGTGAGGTCGGCCCTGGCCGCGCTCCTGAGATCCGAAGGCGACTTCGACGTCACCTCCGCCGGCTGGCGCGCCGCCGCGCGCCAGGCCGAATTCTTACGACCCGACGTGGTGGTCGTGGACCTCGACTGTCCGGGGGTCTCGGCCGCCCTCCTCGCGGACGCGGGCGCCGCCCGCCTCCTGCCCCACTCGCCCACGCCCACACCCCTGCTCGTGCTCGCCCGGGCCGACCTGCCGGGCTCGCTGCAGCGCGCGTTCCGGACCGAGGCGCTCGGCTACGTGGACAAGGACGGCTCGCCCGCCCGGCTGGTCCGGGCCATCGGGAAGGTCGCCGCGGGAGAGCGCTTCATCGACGCCACGCTCGCCTCGGCCTTCATGGAAGCCGACCCCGTGCCGCTCAGCCCGCGCGAGCTGAGTGTGCTGGCCCGCGCCGCCGAGGGAGACTCGATCGCGGAGATAGCCCGCGCCCTGCACCTCGCCAGCGGAACCGTACGCAACTACATGGCTGCCGTGACCCGGAAGACCGGCGCCCGCAACCTGATCGATGCCATCCGGATATCCCGGCGGGCCGGCTGGGTCTGA
- a CDS encoding ATP-binding cassette domain-containing protein: protein MTVPDPPGEAPAARAADRALRAAARHSAGRLAAAAGCAVAAAGAALAEPAVLGHTLDLLLRQDPAGARWTVWCAMVIAAEVLLDAATARLTGGVDARSTAWLRRLGLGRLLRTAPHHAARHSPGELSARLTAQATTAGAVPAAVVTASVALVPPLGGLVALFVVDVWTALAFLAGLPLLALLLRAFARDSGASVSRYQEVQLDLAGRLVEALGGARTIAAAGTAEREQARVLARLPELGAEGRRTWRIYGATVARTAALMPLLLYVVLGVGGVRLAEGALGVGGLLAAVRYAGLAAGVGAVTGRLAAVVRGRAAARRTAALFVLPELPQGERRLPDSGPGTLELRGVRVVRAGTVLLHDVDLRIPGGTTAVVVGRSGSGKTTLAAVAGRLTACDEGRVLLDGVPLDELSAEELRREVGHAFERPALFGRSVAAAVAFGGRPDPQAHPDHDPDPDPDPDRDLEAVRAAARAAGADTFVRRLPEGYDTALGDAPLSGGELQRLGLARAFCRAGRLLVLDDATSSLDTLTAREVERALASEVRPGTRLVVAHRVSTAARAGLVVWLDAGRVRATGTHAELWRDPGYRAVFGAGADPDAEVEAEPAAGPPGREAVR from the coding sequence ATGACTGTCCCCGATCCTCCCGGCGAGGCGCCGGCCGCCCGCGCGGCCGACCGGGCTCTGCGGGCGGCCGCGCGACACAGCGCAGGCCGCCTCGCCGCCGCGGCCGGCTGCGCGGTGGCCGCCGCCGGCGCGGCCCTGGCCGAGCCCGCGGTCCTCGGCCACACCCTCGATCTGCTGCTGCGGCAGGACCCCGCCGGCGCCCGGTGGACCGTGTGGTGCGCCATGGTGATCGCCGCCGAGGTGCTGCTCGACGCGGCGACGGCCCGGCTCACCGGCGGTGTCGACGCCCGCTCCACCGCCTGGCTGCGGCGGCTCGGGCTCGGCCGGCTGCTGCGCACCGCGCCGCACCATGCCGCGCGCCACTCCCCCGGTGAGCTCTCCGCCCGGCTGACCGCACAGGCCACCACCGCCGGCGCCGTACCGGCGGCCGTCGTGACCGCGTCCGTGGCCCTGGTCCCCCCGCTCGGCGGGCTCGTGGCGCTGTTCGTGGTCGACGTATGGACCGCGCTGGCCTTCCTCGCCGGGCTCCCGCTGCTCGCCCTGCTGCTGAGGGCGTTCGCGCGCGATTCCGGGGCCAGCGTCAGCCGCTACCAGGAGGTCCAGCTCGACCTGGCCGGCCGCCTCGTGGAGGCCCTCGGGGGCGCCCGTACCATCGCCGCCGCCGGTACCGCCGAGCGCGAACAGGCGCGCGTCCTGGCCCGGTTGCCGGAGCTCGGCGCCGAGGGGCGGCGGACGTGGCGGATCTACGGCGCGACCGTGGCGCGTACCGCTGCCCTCATGCCGCTGCTGCTGTACGTGGTCCTCGGCGTGGGCGGGGTCCGCCTCGCGGAGGGGGCGCTCGGCGTCGGCGGGCTCCTCGCCGCCGTCCGCTACGCGGGCCTCGCGGCCGGGGTGGGCGCCGTGACGGGGCGGCTGGCGGCCGTGGTGCGCGGCCGGGCCGCCGCCCGCCGCACGGCGGCCCTCTTCGTGCTCCCCGAACTCCCTCAGGGTGAACGCCGGTTGCCCGATTCGGGGCCAGGCACGCTGGAGCTGCGCGGGGTACGGGTGGTCCGCGCGGGCACCGTGCTGCTGCACGACGTCGACCTGCGGATCCCCGGTGGGACGACCGCCGTCGTGGTCGGCCGCTCGGGCTCCGGCAAGACGACGCTGGCCGCCGTGGCGGGACGGCTCACGGCGTGCGACGAGGGCCGGGTCCTGCTCGACGGCGTGCCGCTCGACGAGCTGTCGGCCGAGGAGCTGCGCCGCGAGGTCGGGCACGCCTTCGAACGCCCGGCCCTCTTCGGGAGGAGCGTCGCGGCCGCCGTCGCCTTCGGCGGCCGACCGGATCCCCAGGCTCACCCGGACCACGACCCTGATCCCGACCCCGACCCCGACCGGGACCTGGAGGCCGTGCGCGCCGCCGCGCGGGCGGCCGGGGCCGACACCTTCGTCCGCCGCCTGCCCGAGGGGTACGACACCGCGCTCGGGGACGCGCCGCTGTCCGGCGGAGAGCTGCAACGCCTGGGCCTGGCACGGGCGTTCTGCCGTGCGGGGCGGCTGCTCGTCCTGGACGACGCGACGTCGAGCCTGGACACCCTCACCGCCCGCGAGGTGGAGCGGGCCCTGGCGAGCGAGGTCCGGCCGGGGACCCGTCTCGTCGTCGCCCACCGCGTCTCCACCGCCGCCCGCGCCGGCCTCGTCGTCTGGCTCGACGCGGGACGGGTCCGGGCCACCGGTACGCACGCGGAACTGTGGCGGGACCCCGGCTACCGGGCGGTGTTCGGCGCGGGGGCGGACCCGGATGCGGAAGTGGAAGCGGAACCGGCCGCTGGGCCGCCCGGCCGGGAGGCGGTCCGATGA
- a CDS encoding alkene reductase, with the protein MTSAFEPVHVAGATLSNRIALAPMTRSRAGQGGIATGLVAEYYTQRASAGLIITEGIQPSAVGQGYPFTPGLHSAEQVAAWREVTDSVHAAGGRIFAQLMHSGRIGHPTLLPDGLVPVAPSAVAAQGQLFAGDGMKDFVTPHELSGAEVRQTIADFAQAARNAVEAGFDGVELHGANGYLIHQFLAPGTNLRTDEWGGSTENRIRFAVEVVKAVAAAIGAERTALRVSPGNTYNDISEPDPQPAYEALVKEIDGLGLAYLHVLEHAPEAREATLALRKQFSGPFVLNPATEGPTDHRALTLIEDGVADLLAFGALFLANPDLPERLRTEGPYNTPDPATFFGGDARGYTDYPTR; encoded by the coding sequence ATGACCAGCGCCTTCGAACCCGTCCACGTGGCCGGCGCCACCCTCTCCAACCGGATCGCCCTCGCCCCGATGACCCGCAGCCGCGCAGGTCAGGGCGGCATCGCGACCGGCCTCGTCGCCGAGTACTACACCCAGCGCGCATCCGCCGGTCTGATCATCACCGAGGGGATCCAGCCCTCCGCCGTCGGACAGGGCTACCCCTTCACCCCCGGCCTGCACAGCGCCGAACAGGTCGCTGCCTGGCGCGAGGTCACCGACTCCGTGCACGCGGCGGGCGGCCGGATCTTCGCCCAGCTGATGCACTCCGGCCGCATCGGCCACCCGACGCTGCTGCCCGACGGCCTCGTCCCGGTGGCCCCGTCGGCGGTGGCCGCCCAGGGCCAGCTGTTCGCCGGCGACGGCATGAAGGACTTCGTCACCCCGCACGAGCTGAGCGGGGCCGAGGTACGGCAGACCATCGCCGACTTCGCGCAGGCCGCCCGCAACGCGGTCGAGGCCGGCTTCGACGGGGTGGAGCTGCACGGGGCCAACGGATACCTGATCCACCAGTTCCTGGCCCCCGGCACGAACCTGCGCACCGACGAGTGGGGCGGCTCCACGGAGAACCGGATCCGCTTCGCGGTGGAGGTGGTCAAGGCGGTGGCCGCCGCCATCGGCGCCGAGCGCACCGCCCTGCGCGTCTCGCCCGGCAACACGTACAACGACATCTCCGAGCCCGACCCGCAGCCCGCCTACGAGGCCCTGGTCAAGGAGATCGACGGACTCGGCCTGGCCTACCTCCACGTCCTGGAGCACGCCCCCGAGGCACGGGAGGCCACCCTCGCCCTGCGCAAGCAGTTCTCCGGACCGTTCGTGCTGAACCCGGCGACCGAGGGTCCGACCGACCACCGCGCCCTCACGCTGATCGAGGACGGCGTCGCCGACCTCCTCGCCTTCGGAGCCCTCTTCCTGGCCAACCCGGACCTGCCGGAGCGCCTGCGCACCGAAGGCCCGTACAACACCCCTGACCCGGCCACCTTCTTCGGGGGCGACGCACGCGGCTACACGGACTACCCGACGCGCTAG
- a CDS encoding ATP-binding cassette domain-containing protein yields MSEYGTWHRVSREGRRFLRGRVRTLSRLALWSLLESAHTFLGGYAVARALDDGFLAGRTGTGIGWLAVAGGGALLGALALRGVFGGLADLVEPLRDGLVRRSVRQAIGRAVSDPWRAGDAGAVSRLTQQTEMARDSFAGLVLIARSFVFTALGALLGLAALAPVLLVLVLPALLLGTGAFLATLHPMARVQRAALDADEALSARAGELAAGLRDVVACGGGASAGAGVEQLIAEQERLTGRLARWTALRTLALGVAGRLPVVVLLAGAPWLLRRGVSAGAVAGALTYLVQSLLPALDALMTAVGAAGTRLLVVLDRFCDPEPAAPRPDSAPRAADPGPVPAPPTPPAPPAPSGPPAPPAPAVELRRVRFAYGPRAHPVIDGLDLVVGPGEHLAVVGPSGIGKSTLTALIAGLLPPGRGTVRVAGAPALRPPEHGGPGPGPDVRRTLLPQQAYVFTGTVRENLTHLCPGPVPRGEVERATAALGADALVARLGGLDAAVDPGRLTPGERQHLALAAAYLSPAPLLLLDEATCHLDPRTEERAERALAERPGTLVVVAHRISSAVRADRVLVLDGTRAVCGTHAELPARSPLYRELVGLWNAQG; encoded by the coding sequence ATGAGCGAGTACGGCACCTGGCACCGGGTGTCCCGCGAGGGCCGCCGCTTCCTGCGCGGGCGGGTCCGGACGCTGTCCAGGCTCGCGCTCTGGTCCCTGCTGGAGTCCGCGCACACCTTCCTCGGCGGTTACGCGGTGGCCCGCGCCCTCGACGACGGCTTCCTCGCCGGCCGTACCGGGACCGGTATCGGCTGGCTGGCCGTGGCCGGCGGGGGCGCGCTGCTCGGCGCCCTCGCCCTGCGCGGGGTGTTCGGCGGGCTCGCGGACCTGGTGGAACCGCTGCGCGACGGCCTGGTGCGGCGCTCCGTGCGCCAGGCGATCGGGCGCGCCGTCTCCGATCCCTGGCGGGCCGGTGACGCGGGTGCGGTCTCCCGGCTCACGCAGCAGACCGAGATGGCCCGGGACTCCTTCGCCGGACTGGTCCTGATCGCCCGGTCGTTCGTCTTCACCGCCCTGGGCGCGCTGCTCGGACTGGCCGCGCTGGCCCCCGTCCTGCTGGTCCTCGTACTGCCCGCGCTGCTCCTGGGTACGGGCGCCTTCCTCGCCACGCTGCACCCGATGGCACGGGTGCAGCGTGCGGCGCTCGACGCCGACGAGGCGTTGTCCGCGCGCGCGGGCGAGCTGGCGGCGGGGCTGCGCGACGTCGTCGCGTGCGGGGGCGGGGCGAGCGCCGGAGCCGGGGTGGAGCAGCTGATCGCCGAGCAGGAGCGGCTGACCGGACGGCTCGCGCGGTGGACCGCGCTGCGCACGCTGGCCCTGGGCGTCGCGGGCCGGCTGCCGGTCGTCGTGTTGCTGGCCGGGGCGCCCTGGCTGCTCCGGCGCGGGGTGAGTGCGGGGGCGGTGGCCGGGGCCCTGACCTACCTCGTGCAGTCGCTGCTGCCCGCCCTGGACGCGCTGATGACGGCGGTGGGCGCGGCGGGCACCCGGCTGCTGGTGGTGCTGGACCGGTTCTGCGATCCGGAACCGGCGGCCCCGCGGCCGGACTCCGCTCCCCGGGCGGCGGACCCGGGGCCGGTACCCGCACCGCCGACGCCGCCGGCACCGCCGGCACCGTCCGGGCCGCCCGCGCCGCCCGCGCCCGCCGTCGAACTGCGCCGGGTCCGCTTCGCCTACGGTCCGCGCGCGCACCCGGTGATCGACGGCCTCGACCTGGTGGTCGGGCCGGGCGAACACCTGGCCGTGGTGGGGCCGAGCGGCATCGGCAAGTCCACCCTCACCGCCCTGATCGCCGGCCTGCTGCCGCCCGGCCGGGGAACCGTACGGGTGGCGGGCGCCCCCGCGCTCCGCCCCCCGGAACACGGTGGTCCGGGGCCCGGCCCCGACGTCCGCCGGACGCTGCTGCCCCAGCAGGCGTACGTCTTCACGGGGACGGTCCGCGAGAACCTGACCCACCTGTGCCCGGGCCCGGTGCCTCGGGGCGAGGTGGAGCGGGCCACGGCCGCCCTCGGCGCGGACGCACTCGTGGCCCGGCTCGGCGGACTGGACGCGGCCGTCGATCCGGGCCGGCTCACCCCGGGCGAGCGGCAGCACCTCGCCCTCGCCGCCGCCTACCTCTCCCCCGCCCCCCTGCTGCTGCTGGACGAGGCCACCTGCCACCTCGACCCCCGGACCGAGGAGCGTGCCGAACGGGCGCTCGCGGAACGCCCCGGCACGCTGGTGGTGGTCGCCCACCGCATCTCCTCCGCCGTCAGGGCCGACCGGGTCCTCGTACTCGACGGGACCCGGGCGGTGTGCGGCACGCATGCGGAGCTCCCGGCCAGGTCACCCCTGTACCGGGAGCTGGTGGGCCTGTGGAACGCGCAAGGGTGA
- a CDS encoding three-helix bundle dimerization domain-containing protein encodes MAPATLQGAERTGTSPAMEDPGARTAQEWSPTPEELAAVRTTVARLKAAYPSVDADTVEATVEAAYDAFRQARVRKYVPILAERRSRTVLAAVAGSTPDAAGDGP; translated from the coding sequence ATGGCACCTGCAACGCTCCAGGGCGCGGAACGGACCGGGACCTCCCCCGCCATGGAAGATCCGGGGGCGCGGACAGCGCAGGAGTGGTCACCCACCCCGGAGGAACTCGCGGCCGTCCGGACCACCGTGGCCCGGCTGAAGGCGGCCTACCCCTCGGTCGACGCGGACACCGTCGAGGCGACGGTCGAGGCCGCGTACGACGCGTTCCGGCAGGCCAGGGTCAGGAAGTACGTCCCGATCCTCGCCGAACGCCGGTCCCGGACCGTGCTCGCCGCCGTCGCCGGGAGCACCCCGGACGCAGCGGGGGACGGGCCGTGA
- a CDS encoding MarR family winged helix-turn-helix transcriptional regulator, with amino-acid sequence MTAESVQEPRSAAQCAAVPSAVLDGPVSHAISRVSRLHRIAAGRVLRDLGLHPGQEFLMMHLWDSGAVRQSELIKAVGLDPSTVTKMLQRLELSGHVRRRPDPSDRRASLVEATDASCGLLVEVRRAWGELERQTLDGLDAAERAELARLLGKVEATLCTEVARGAGAECDAAYKGPGGC; translated from the coding sequence ATGACCGCGGAATCCGTACAGGAGCCGCGCTCCGCCGCGCAGTGCGCGGCGGTGCCGAGTGCGGTGCTGGACGGGCCGGTGAGTCATGCGATCAGCCGGGTCTCCCGGCTCCACCGGATCGCGGCGGGCCGGGTCCTGCGGGACCTGGGGCTGCACCCGGGTCAGGAGTTCCTGATGATGCATCTCTGGGACAGCGGGGCCGTGCGCCAGTCCGAGCTGATCAAGGCGGTCGGCCTCGACCCCTCGACGGTGACCAAGATGCTCCAGCGCCTGGAGCTCTCCGGCCACGTGCGGCGCCGCCCGGACCCCTCGGACCGGCGGGCCTCCCTGGTCGAGGCGACGGACGCCAGTTGCGGACTCCTGGTCGAGGTACGCAGGGCATGGGGCGAACTGGAACGCCAGACCCTGGACGGCCTGGACGCCGCCGAACGCGCCGAACTGGCCCGCCTCCTGGGCAAGGTCGAAGCCACGTTGTGCACGGAGGTCGCCCGCGGCGCCGGGGCGGAGTGCGACGCCGCCTACAAGGGTCCGGGCGGCTGCTAG
- a CDS encoding RNA polymerase sigma factor has protein sequence MDEALLRSLTPGVLGILVRRGADFAAAEDAVQEALVEAVRTWPADPPRDPKGWLVTVAWRRFLDATRADTARRRREDLADEEPPPGPAPAVDDTLQLYFLCAHPSLTPSSAVALTLRAVGGLTTRQIARAYLVPEATMAQRISRAKRTVSGVQFDRPGDVATVLRVLYLVFNEGYSGDVDLAAEAIRLTRQLAARVDHPEVAGLLALMLIHHARRAGRTAPDGSLVPLAEQDRGRWDTGAIAEGVRILQAALARDRLGEFQAQAAIAALHADAPTAEQTDWVQIVEWYDELVLLTDSPVVRLNRAVAVGEADGPRAGLAALAALDDALPRYTAVAAYLHERDGDVVTAARLYAEAARNAPNLAERDHLVRQAARLNSARRSP, from the coding sequence ATGGACGAGGCACTGCTCAGGAGCCTCACGCCGGGCGTGCTCGGGATCCTCGTCCGCCGCGGAGCCGACTTCGCGGCGGCCGAGGACGCCGTCCAGGAAGCGCTGGTCGAGGCGGTCCGCACCTGGCCCGCCGACCCTCCGCGGGACCCGAAGGGCTGGCTGGTCACCGTGGCCTGGCGGCGGTTCCTCGACGCGACCCGGGCGGACACCGCCCGGCGCCGGCGTGAGGACCTCGCGGACGAGGAGCCGCCGCCCGGGCCGGCGCCTGCGGTGGACGACACGCTCCAGCTGTACTTCCTGTGCGCCCACCCGTCGCTGACGCCGTCGTCCGCGGTGGCGCTGACGCTGCGCGCCGTCGGCGGGCTCACCACCCGCCAGATCGCCCGGGCCTACCTGGTTCCCGAGGCGACGATGGCGCAGCGCATCAGCCGGGCCAAGCGCACCGTCTCCGGCGTGCAGTTCGACCGTCCCGGCGATGTCGCCACCGTGCTGCGCGTGCTCTACCTGGTCTTCAACGAGGGCTACTCGGGCGACGTCGACCTCGCCGCGGAGGCCATCCGGCTCACCCGGCAGCTCGCGGCCCGGGTCGACCACCCCGAGGTGGCCGGGCTGCTGGCCCTCATGCTGATCCACCACGCCCGGCGCGCCGGCCGGACGGCGCCCGACGGCAGTCTGGTGCCGCTCGCCGAGCAGGACCGCGGCCGGTGGGACACCGGGGCGATCGCCGAGGGCGTACGGATCCTGCAGGCGGCCCTCGCCCGCGACCGGCTGGGCGAGTTTCAGGCCCAGGCGGCCATCGCGGCGCTCCACGCCGATGCGCCCACCGCCGAGCAGACCGATTGGGTGCAGATCGTCGAGTGGTACGACGAGCTCGTGCTCCTGACGGACAGCCCGGTCGTGCGGCTCAACCGCGCGGTGGCCGTGGGCGAGGCCGACGGGCCGCGGGCCGGACTCGCGGCGCTCGCGGCGCTGGACGACGCGCTACCCCGATACACCGCGGTGGCGGCGTACCTCCACGAGCGCGACGGCGACGTGGTGACGGCGGCGCGGCTGTACGCCGAGGCGGCCCGCAACGCGCCCAACCTCGCCGAGCGCGATCACCTGGTGCGGCAGGCCGCCCGGCTGAACAGCGCTCGCCGGTCCCCCTGA
- a CDS encoding SapB/AmfS family lanthipeptide — MTLLDLQSMETPKEEATEAAHLTGGGSRASLLLCGDSSLSITTCN; from the coding sequence ATGACGCTTCTCGACCTGCAGTCGATGGAAACCCCCAAGGAAGAGGCCACCGAGGCCGCGCACCTCACCGGTGGCGGCAGCCGCGCCAGCCTGCTCCTCTGCGGCGACAGCAGCCTGAGCATCACGACCTGTAACTGA
- a CDS encoding polyphosphate kinase 2 family protein: MSDDRAERIADFIEPLRVRPGSKVRLERDFDPRYKAGMKKRDGTELLRTGVSLLAEYQERLAAQDTYGVVLALQALDAGGKDGTIRHVMSGVNPQGVRVSSFKVPSSEELDHDYLWRYARRLPARGEIAIFNRSHYEEVLVVRVHPEVLLRQKLPEAMLGPDIWDRRYREINRWEHYLTDNGFKVVKIFLNLSKEEQRTRFLKRIDLPEKNWKFSAADVRERRRWDEYQHAFSEMLSATSTKWAPWYVVPADRKWFARICAAAVLAHTLMDIDPQYPDVGEEARKDLLVTKRSLEREAPAGAPADPYAARHGKPEGKPQGKPKKKRG; this comes from the coding sequence ATGTCCGACGACAGAGCCGAACGCATCGCGGACTTCATCGAGCCGCTCCGGGTGCGACCTGGGTCGAAAGTGCGTCTGGAACGGGACTTCGATCCCCGTTACAAGGCCGGCATGAAGAAGCGGGACGGGACCGAGCTGCTGCGGACCGGGGTGTCACTGCTCGCCGAGTACCAGGAGCGGCTGGCCGCCCAGGACACGTACGGCGTGGTGCTCGCCCTCCAGGCGCTCGACGCCGGAGGCAAGGACGGGACGATCCGCCACGTGATGAGCGGGGTCAACCCCCAGGGCGTGCGGGTCAGCAGCTTCAAGGTGCCCTCCTCCGAGGAACTCGACCACGACTACCTGTGGCGCTACGCCCGGCGGCTGCCCGCACGCGGCGAGATCGCCATCTTCAACCGCTCGCACTACGAGGAGGTCCTCGTCGTACGGGTCCACCCCGAAGTCCTCCTGCGGCAGAAGCTGCCCGAGGCCATGCTCGGGCCGGACATCTGGGACCGGCGCTACCGGGAGATCAACCGCTGGGAGCACTACCTCACGGACAACGGGTTCAAGGTCGTGAAGATCTTCCTGAACCTGTCCAAGGAGGAGCAGCGCACCCGTTTCCTGAAGCGGATCGACCTGCCGGAGAAGAACTGGAAGTTCTCCGCCGCCGACGTCCGCGAGCGGCGCCGGTGGGACGAGTACCAGCACGCGTTCTCCGAGATGCTGTCGGCCACGAGCACGAAGTGGGCACCGTGGTACGTCGTGCCGGCGGACCGGAAGTGGTTCGCGCGGATCTGCGCGGCGGCGGTCCTCGCGCACACCCTGATGGACATCGATCCGCAGTACCCCGATGTGGGCGAGGAGGCCCGCAAGGATCTCCTCGTCACGAAGCGGAGCCTGGAGCGGGAGGCCCCGGCCGGCGCCCCGGCCGATCCGTACGCCGCCCGGCACGGCAAGCCGGAGGGCAAGCCACAGGGCAAGCCGAAGAAGAAGCGTGGCTAG
- a CDS encoding alpha/beta fold hydrolase: MASDSIYRSEAGRDHIRRWCDEQLDGWAVPHERTLVDANGARTHVVTAGTGRTTVVFVPGTNFNAAASLPLATALVAAGHRVSLPDVPGQPGLSSGDRNLAGGRLSWYGAWLDEVIATTSPGPVVVMGHSFGAAIALSSASGHIERLVLVSPGGLTGLRLPPGLLAASAAWFLRPAPRSSARLLRAMLAPGHEPRERLVEWMTLVARHSRSSGAPGTADLPAKPVPRTVFTGERDVFLPPRRLGPAVTRTLGVELRVLPGAGHLVVEEAPDRLAALVGGGT; this comes from the coding sequence ATGGCGTCGGACTCGATCTACCGCAGCGAGGCGGGCCGGGACCACATCCGGCGCTGGTGCGACGAACAGCTCGACGGGTGGGCCGTGCCGCACGAGCGGACCCTGGTGGACGCCAACGGGGCGCGGACCCATGTCGTGACCGCCGGTACCGGTCGCACCACGGTCGTGTTCGTCCCGGGGACCAACTTCAACGCGGCCGCCTCACTGCCCCTGGCCACGGCTCTCGTCGCCGCCGGCCACCGGGTGTCGCTGCCGGACGTCCCCGGACAGCCCGGCCTCAGCTCCGGCGACCGGAACCTCGCCGGGGGCCGGCTGTCCTGGTACGGCGCATGGCTGGACGAGGTGATCGCCACGACCTCGCCCGGCCCCGTGGTGGTGATGGGGCACTCCTTCGGCGCCGCCATCGCCCTGTCGAGCGCGTCCGGGCACATCGAACGCCTCGTTCTCGTCTCTCCCGGTGGCCTCACCGGGCTGCGCCTGCCCCCTGGCCTGCTGGCCGCCTCCGCCGCATGGTTCCTGCGGCCCGCCCCCAGGAGCAGCGCCAGGCTCCTGCGGGCCATGCTCGCCCCCGGCCACGAGCCCAGGGAACGGCTGGTGGAGTGGATGACGCTGGTGGCCCGGCACTCCCGCTCCAGCGGGGCGCCCGGCACGGCGGACCTGCCGGCGAAGCCGGTGCCCCGCACGGTCTTCACCGGGGAGCGCGACGTCTTCCTCCCGCCGAGGCGGCTCGGCCCGGCGGTCACCCGCACCCTGGGCGTCGAACTGCGGGTACTGCCGGGGGCCGGACACCTCGTGGTGGAGGAGGCCCCCGACCGGCTGGCCGCCCTGGTCGGCGGTGGGACGTGA
- a CDS encoding YciI family protein — protein sequence MAKYLLLKHYRGAPAAVNDVPMDRWTPEEISAHIQYMHDFAARLEGTGEFVDGQALAPEGTFVRYDGEGRPPVTDGPFAETKDLIAGWMVIDVDSYERAVELAGELSAAPGAGGKPIHEWLELRPFLAAPPTITE from the coding sequence ATGGCCAAGTACCTGCTGCTCAAGCACTACCGCGGCGCCCCGGCAGCGGTCAACGACGTGCCCATGGACCGGTGGACGCCCGAGGAGATCTCGGCGCACATCCAGTACATGCACGACTTCGCGGCCCGGCTCGAAGGGACCGGCGAGTTCGTCGACGGCCAGGCGCTCGCCCCCGAGGGGACCTTCGTCCGGTACGACGGTGAGGGGCGCCCGCCGGTCACCGACGGCCCGTTCGCCGAGACCAAGGACCTGATCGCCGGCTGGATGGTGATCGACGTCGACAGCTACGAGCGCGCCGTCGAACTGGCCGGAGAGCTGTCGGCCGCCCCCGGGGCGGGCGGGAAGCCGATCCACGAGTGGCTCGAACTGCGCCCGTTCCTGGCCGCTCCGCCCACCATCACGGAATGA